A part of Leptospira inadai serovar Lyme str. 10 genomic DNA contains:
- a CDS encoding D-sedoheptulose 7-phosphate isomerase: protein MELKEIAARQIEASIATKQEILDKLLPDIVKAGQIVAEVLQKGNTVLFCGNGGSSCDASHIAAELVVRYKSGNERKALPALSLSADSAVLTACGNDYGYEEIFSRQVAAFGRKGDLLVGISTSGNSKNVIAAIEKAKSLSLKTIGFLGGDGGKMKNRSDLDLIVPSKETARIQESHILIGHIICSIVEYELFKME, encoded by the coding sequence ATGGAACTGAAAGAAATAGCGGCAAGGCAAATCGAGGCTTCCATTGCGACAAAGCAAGAAATCCTGGATAAGCTTTTGCCCGATATCGTAAAGGCGGGACAAATCGTAGCCGAAGTTCTGCAAAAAGGAAATACGGTGCTATTTTGCGGAAACGGCGGATCGTCTTGCGATGCTTCGCATATTGCAGCGGAACTCGTAGTTCGGTATAAATCCGGTAACGAACGCAAAGCGCTGCCTGCGCTTTCTTTATCCGCCGATTCCGCCGTCTTAACGGCTTGCGGAAACGATTATGGTTATGAGGAAATTTTTTCCCGGCAAGTTGCGGCTTTCGGGAGGAAAGGCGATTTACTCGTGGGAATTTCTACCAGCGGAAATTCTAAGAACGTGATTGCCGCCATCGAAAAAGCGAAATCTTTAAGTTTGAAAACGATCGGATTCTTAGGCGGGGACGGGGGAAAAATGAAAAATAGGAGCGACTTGGATTTAATCGTTCCGAGCAAAGAGACTGCGCGTATCCAGGAATCCCATATTTTAATCGGTCATATTATTTGTTCGATCGTGGAATACGAACTCTTTAAAATGGAATAG
- a CDS encoding ATP-binding cassette domain-containing protein encodes MVSSGTDEIIQISGLSVRSEEKLLLEDIDFFVRTGEIRAVIGESGSGKTTLVHFLLGLVNETLYTVWTSFRLFGEILDSDTSSIKWTEFRGKRISLIPQNPGSGFHPYRTVASQVLEYFSLLNPGYANREACLQLFRSVGLSDPESVWLSYPHQLSGGEKQRILVLLSVYSGAELILADEPTSALDPITGAGILTLLTKLVRENDRSLVFISHDLGSVTDFADIITVLKGGRIAETLIHENRLWSPKTEYARKLFEIDSSLPYTA; translated from the coding sequence TTGGTCTCTTCAGGAACGGACGAAATCATCCAAATTTCCGGACTCTCAGTCCGATCCGAAGAAAAACTTTTATTAGAGGATATCGATTTTTTCGTTCGGACCGGTGAGATTCGGGCCGTAATCGGAGAATCCGGAAGCGGGAAAACTACGTTAGTTCATTTCCTTCTAGGGTTAGTAAACGAAACTCTTTATACGGTATGGACCTCGTTTCGATTATTCGGTGAAATCTTGGATTCCGATACTTCCTCTATAAAATGGACCGAATTTCGGGGGAAACGAATCAGCTTAATTCCTCAAAATCCGGGGTCAGGATTTCATCCCTATCGAACGGTAGCTTCCCAAGTACTGGAGTATTTTTCGCTCTTAAATCCAGGATATGCGAATCGGGAAGCTTGTCTGCAGCTCTTTCGAAGCGTCGGTTTGTCCGATCCCGAATCCGTTTGGTTATCCTATCCTCATCAGCTTTCAGGAGGAGAAAAGCAGCGCATTCTCGTATTGCTTTCGGTTTATTCCGGTGCAGAATTGATTCTTGCCGATGAACCGACTTCCGCTTTGGATCCTATTACGGGGGCCGGAATTTTAACATTGCTTACGAAACTGGTTCGCGAAAACGATAGAAGCTTGGTTTTCATCAGCCACGATCTCGGTTCCGTTACCGATTTTGCCGATATTATAACTGTACTGAAAGGCGGGAGAATTGCAGAGACGTTAATTCATGAAAATCGCCTCTGGTCCCCCAAAACGGAATACGCGAGAAAACTGTTTGAAATCGACTCCTCCCTTCCATACACTGCTTAG
- a CDS encoding FHA domain-containing protein, translating to MRTILQISLILLPLLAGSVSAQRNGFVLEEVNVSSYPNVELKMKENRRSSLNREILFIREQKGSQVRRVDRPEIIQPEGTRPIHIHLIVQMSNSFDSNVQGTEILKRIVDAAGEEDRFSFAFFTDDVYLPKLDLSKADATKEAKLPGGKTNYNTPSNLDYVFQKISAHIGRRDYILLLFFDAEFRPSPDARRGVYLKDIPLNVLGVASEGSGYLAERYGGTFYSINRSDSLSQVLTNLEFFRKKPWSIKYESPFRDDWHLGDEDRVRVDVETQNAGKLLYEYKLPWTIRTILFLLHPSVFLPTIGFLLVLTMVAFLVVLRRNGKSTGNPSNSVAEERLHAIDEEQDAYRKMYGDQYQLLYSEEHRIQTDRLTPVAVKEFEDGEVYEKATLILKEGRNPGKQYSLLKSETTIGNSELADLVLYEQGVGGSHARIRRVRNRYILYDLVSESGTFLNGKKVLRPRILYDFDEIGIGKALLVFRGK from the coding sequence ATGCGGACAATCCTACAGATTAGTCTTATTCTATTGCCGCTTTTAGCCGGGAGCGTTTCCGCCCAAAGGAACGGATTCGTTTTAGAGGAGGTTAACGTCTCTTCTTACCCGAACGTCGAGTTAAAAATGAAGGAGAATCGGAGATCCTCGCTAAATCGAGAGATTCTTTTTATTCGGGAGCAAAAAGGATCTCAAGTAAGGCGAGTCGATAGGCCGGAAATTATCCAGCCGGAGGGAACTAGGCCGATTCATATTCATTTGATCGTTCAGATGTCGAATTCCTTCGATTCAAATGTTCAAGGAACCGAAATTTTAAAACGGATCGTAGATGCAGCCGGGGAAGAAGACCGCTTTAGCTTTGCGTTCTTTACCGATGATGTCTATTTGCCCAAATTGGATTTAAGTAAAGCCGACGCGACTAAGGAAGCGAAACTTCCGGGCGGTAAAACGAATTACAACACTCCATCCAATCTGGACTACGTGTTTCAAAAAATTTCGGCGCATATCGGAAGACGAGACTATATCTTATTATTGTTTTTCGATGCTGAATTTAGACCATCTCCCGATGCGCGGCGAGGCGTTTATTTAAAAGATATACCGCTGAACGTTCTTGGTGTTGCCTCGGAAGGATCCGGCTATTTAGCGGAACGATATGGCGGTACTTTTTATTCCATCAATCGATCAGATTCCCTAAGTCAGGTTCTCACGAATCTCGAGTTTTTTCGCAAGAAACCCTGGAGTATAAAATACGAGTCTCCGTTTCGGGACGATTGGCATTTGGGAGACGAGGATAGAGTTCGCGTAGACGTGGAAACTCAAAATGCCGGAAAACTTTTGTACGAATATAAACTACCGTGGACGATTCGGACGATTCTCTTTCTACTCCATCCGAGTGTATTCCTTCCGACGATAGGCTTTCTGTTGGTTTTAACTATGGTGGCGTTTTTAGTCGTTTTAAGGAGAAACGGAAAATCCACCGGGAACCCATCCAACTCGGTTGCCGAAGAGAGACTGCACGCGATCGACGAGGAACAGGATGCGTATCGGAAAATGTACGGGGATCAATACCAGTTGCTGTATTCCGAAGAGCACCGGATTCAGACCGATCGATTAACCCCGGTCGCAGTGAAGGAATTCGAAGATGGCGAGGTGTATGAAAAGGCCACTTTGATTTTAAAAGAGGGGCGGAATCCCGGTAAGCAATATTCCTTATTGAAAAGCGAAACTACGATCGGAAATTCGGAATTGGCCGATTTGGTCCTGTATGAGCAGGGCGTCGGCGGAAGCCATGCTCGAATTCGACGGGTTAGAAATCGTTATATACTATACGATCTGGTTTCGGAATCGGGAACATTCTTAAACGGTAAGAAAGTTTTGCGGCCCCGGATCCTGTATGATTTTGACGAGATTGGAATCGGAAAAGCGCTTCTTGTATTTCGCGGAAAGTGA
- the leuC gene encoding 3-isopropylmalate dehydratase large subunit translates to MKTMFEKIWEDHLVGELDGGSYLIYIDRHLIHEVTSPQAFEGLRLTGRKVRRPDATFATMDHNVSTRIRNIDSADPVSATQMRTLLKNCQENGIAVYDINHPDQGIIHVIAPEMGLTHPGMTIVCGDSHTSTHGAFGALAFGIGTSEVEHVLATQTLLQRRAKTMEIRVDGKLSPHVTAKDIILAVIGKIGTGGATGYVIEYRGSAISALSMEARMTICNMSIEAGARAGLIAPDETTFDYLKGKDFSPKGKEWDLALQRWKRYVTDEGAKFDMSVVLKAEDIAPQVTWGTSPGQVVPVTGVVPNPKDAADPIEKVSIESALKYMDLHPGQKIQDVTVNKVFIGSCTNSRIEDLRIAASTVKGKKVSPKVQAIVVPGSGRVKRQAEKEGLDKVFVEAGFEWRQPGCSMCLAMNDDVLDPGDRCASTSNRNFEGRQGKGGRTHLVGPAMAAAAAIEGRFVDIRTWN, encoded by the coding sequence ATGAAAACGATGTTTGAAAAAATCTGGGAAGACCACCTAGTCGGCGAATTAGATGGGGGATCTTACCTTATCTATATCGATCGACATTTAATTCATGAGGTCACCAGCCCTCAAGCATTCGAAGGCCTTCGCCTGACCGGCAGAAAAGTTCGGCGTCCGGATGCGACGTTCGCGACCATGGATCATAACGTATCCACGCGGATCCGTAATATAGATTCGGCCGATCCGGTTTCTGCGACTCAAATGCGGACCTTATTGAAAAATTGCCAAGAGAACGGAATCGCAGTTTACGATATCAATCATCCGGACCAAGGAATCATTCACGTAATCGCGCCGGAAATGGGGTTGACACATCCTGGAATGACCATCGTTTGCGGAGATTCTCATACATCTACGCATGGTGCATTTGGAGCTCTTGCTTTCGGGATCGGAACCTCGGAAGTGGAGCATGTCTTGGCGACCCAAACCCTTTTGCAACGTCGTGCAAAGACGATGGAGATCCGAGTGGACGGAAAACTTTCGCCGCATGTGACGGCCAAAGACATTATCCTTGCCGTCATCGGGAAAATCGGAACCGGCGGTGCGACAGGATACGTGATCGAATATCGCGGCTCGGCGATTTCCGCACTCAGCATGGAAGCAAGAATGACGATTTGCAATATGTCGATCGAAGCCGGAGCCCGCGCCGGGCTAATCGCTCCGGATGAAACTACGTTCGATTATTTAAAGGGCAAAGACTTCTCGCCTAAGGGGAAAGAGTGGGACCTGGCCCTACAACGTTGGAAGCGATATGTTACCGATGAAGGCGCAAAGTTCGATATGTCCGTCGTCTTAAAGGCGGAAGATATCGCGCCGCAAGTTACTTGGGGAACTTCGCCCGGGCAAGTCGTTCCCGTTACGGGAGTTGTCCCGAATCCGAAGGACGCTGCGGACCCTATTGAAAAAGTCAGCATCGAATCGGCTTTAAAATATATGGACTTGCATCCTGGACAAAAGATACAAGACGTCACTGTAAACAAGGTATTTATCGGCTCATGTACGAATTCTAGGATTGAAGATCTGCGAATTGCGGCAAGTACGGTAAAAGGGAAAAAGGTCTCTCCCAAAGTCCAAGCCATTGTTGTCCCGGGTTCGGGAAGAGTGAAGCGACAAGCGGAGAAGGAAGGTCTGGATAAGGTTTTTGTGGAAGCAGGTTTCGAATGGAGACAACCGGGATGCTCGATGTGCTTAGCAATGAACGACGACGTACTAGATCCAGGCGATCGCTGCGCTTCCACCTCGAATCGAAATTTCGAGGGGCGACAAGGAAAGGGAGGGCGGACTCATCTAGTCGGACCTGCAATGGCTGCCGCCGCCGCCATAGAAGGTCGTTTTGTTGATATTCGTACTTGGAATTAA
- the leuD gene encoding 3-isopropylmalate dehydratase small subunit, whose product MKAFTNHDGIAVLIDRPNIDTDQIIPKQFLRKIERTGFGIHLFHDWRYLDDAGTKPNPEFTLNQERYKGASVLITRDNFGCGSSREHAPWALEDFGFRAVIAPSYADIFYNNCFKNGILPVVLKSEEVEEIFQTVERTPGARVRIDLDKQNVISPSGKVYTFEVDSFRKYCLFNGLDDIGLTLQHEAKIQQFEDRNRNEVPWLYSSKK is encoded by the coding sequence ATGAAGGCATTTACGAACCACGACGGCATCGCCGTTCTTATTGATCGCCCGAATATAGACACGGACCAAATCATTCCCAAACAGTTTTTACGAAAAATCGAACGCACAGGATTCGGTATTCATCTTTTTCACGATTGGAGATACTTGGACGATGCGGGCACCAAACCCAACCCGGAATTTACTCTGAATCAGGAACGCTATAAGGGGGCATCGGTTCTGATAACTCGGGATAATTTCGGATGCGGCTCTTCCAGAGAGCACGCTCCCTGGGCTCTTGAAGATTTCGGCTTTCGAGCCGTCATCGCGCCTTCGTATGCGGACATTTTCTATAATAACTGTTTTAAGAACGGTATTTTACCCGTCGTGTTAAAGTCTGAGGAAGTGGAAGAAATCTTTCAAACTGTAGAAAGGACTCCGGGAGCCAGAGTGAGGATCGACTTGGACAAGCAAAATGTCATTAGTCCGTCCGGAAAAGTTTATACTTTTGAAGTAGACTCGTTTCGAAAATACTGCCTATTTAACGGTTTAGACGATATCGGTCTTACTTTGCAACACGAAGCGAAAATTCAACAGTTCGAGGATCGGAATCGTAACGAGGTTCCGTGGTTGTATTCTTCTAAGAAATAA
- a CDS encoding PLP-dependent cysteine synthase family protein yields the protein MFDEISRSIDEFGNSLLGALNNVQGIFGRELSVAKPIKENVLQMIGNTPLIRLNQIGSHIPNVEIYLKAEFCNPTGSVKDRTALSMVLSAERRGELKPGGTIFQAGYNTTAISLAWISTIRQYKFKIFLAPDTDQEKIKELKAYGSQVEVVQLAKGNWDDLLLEKAKEAKSSDKGSVILNEFKDMANTNAHFLFTGPEIWRDLGGTVDAFVAGGGSGGTLSGVGRFLKSKKPTLRVIMGVGKNSRFIRRMVQGDNSIRLPESFDPKVTDQYIGVDREEALRYQSELYQREGVFAGLTTGTTLASAIHYAESLPTRDDQKVPPYRIVVLSPDRL from the coding sequence ATGTTTGACGAAATTTCACGTTCTATCGACGAATTCGGCAATAGCCTTCTCGGGGCTCTGAATAATGTTCAGGGTATTTTCGGTAGGGAGCTAAGCGTCGCCAAACCGATCAAGGAAAACGTGCTCCAGATGATCGGCAACACTCCCTTAATTCGATTGAATCAGATCGGATCGCATATTCCGAACGTTGAAATTTATTTAAAAGCCGAGTTTTGCAATCCGACCGGCAGCGTAAAGGATAGAACTGCGCTGTCTATGGTACTTTCGGCAGAAAGAAGAGGCGAGTTAAAACCGGGTGGAACGATTTTCCAGGCCGGATACAATACGACCGCTATCTCCTTGGCTTGGATTTCCACGATTCGACAATACAAATTCAAGATCTTTTTGGCACCGGATACGGATCAGGAAAAAATAAAAGAACTAAAAGCGTACGGATCTCAGGTGGAAGTCGTCCAGCTTGCTAAGGGCAACTGGGACGACCTTCTATTAGAAAAAGCTAAAGAAGCAAAAAGCTCCGATAAAGGTAGCGTCATATTAAACGAATTCAAAGACATGGCCAACACGAACGCGCATTTTCTTTTTACCGGCCCCGAAATTTGGAGAGATTTGGGCGGTACCGTGGATGCCTTTGTCGCCGGAGGAGGTTCGGGGGGAACACTGTCCGGAGTGGGTCGTTTTCTAAAATCGAAGAAGCCCACATTACGGGTGATTATGGGGGTCGGCAAAAACTCCCGTTTTATTCGTAGAATGGTACAAGGGGATAACTCTATCCGGTTGCCGGAATCTTTCGATCCGAAAGTCACCGATCAATATATCGGAGTAGATCGAGAAGAGGCGTTACGATACCAATCGGAGTTGTACCAAAGGGAAGGCGTTTTTGCGGGTTTGACGACGGGAACTACGCTTGCTTCCGCGATACACTACGCGGAAAGCCTTCCTACCAGAGATGATCAAAAGGTTCCCCCGTACAGAATTGTCGTCTTATCTCCGGATCGATTGTAG